The Bradyrhizobium sp. WBAH42 genome includes a window with the following:
- a CDS encoding MarR family winged helix-turn-helix transcriptional regulator, protein MPDINFATPPQDAAGTKPAAGDGGNLRWDIIELLFFAYRDFVGDPDQELEAFGFGRAHHRVMHFVYRYPGLKVADLLDVLRITKQSLGRVLKQLLDEGYIVQKTGDNDRRQRLLYATPKGEALVQKLAGLQTTRITRALAEMGPQDAETVKRFLRAMIDRDDPDKVLETIFASVNQDAKE, encoded by the coding sequence ATGCCTGACATAAATTTCGCGACTCCCCCTCAAGATGCCGCCGGGACCAAGCCGGCCGCAGGCGACGGAGGCAATTTGCGCTGGGATATCATCGAGCTGCTGTTCTTCGCCTATCGCGATTTCGTCGGCGATCCCGACCAGGAGCTGGAGGCATTCGGCTTCGGCCGGGCCCATCACCGGGTCATGCACTTCGTCTACCGCTATCCCGGGCTGAAGGTCGCCGATCTGCTCGACGTCCTGCGCATCACAAAGCAGTCGCTCGGCCGGGTGCTGAAGCAGCTCCTGGACGAGGGCTATATCGTGCAGAAGACCGGCGACAATGACCGTCGCCAGCGCCTGCTCTACGCGACACCGAAGGGCGAGGCGCTGGTGCAGAAGCTCGCCGGACTGCAGACCACGCGGATCACCAGGGCGCTCGCCGAGATGGGGCCCCAGGATGCCGAGACGGTCAAGCGCTTCCTGCGCGCGATGATCGACCGCGACGATCCGGACAAGGTGCTCGAGACGATCTTCGCTTCCGTCAACCAAGACGCCAAGGAGTGA
- a CDS encoding branched-chain amino acid aminotransferase, with protein sequence MSMTFDIQPASNPTPEKDRVAKLVDPGFGRVFTDHMAIVRYNQAKGGWYEAKIEARANFQLDPAGAVLHYAQEIFEGLKAYKRDDGGVNLFRPDANARRFKDSADRMAMAQLPEDVFIEAVEQIVRIDRAWMPGGEGSLYLRPFMIASETFLGVKPSSEYIFAVIASPVGSYFKGGPAPVSIWVSENYTRAAIGGTGAVKCGGNYAASLRAQAEAIQHGCDQVVFLDAVERRYIEELGGMNVFFVFDDGSLSTPPLGTILPGITRDSIIALARDAGKTVREEPYSLDQWRKDAAAGRLKEAFACGTAAVISPIGKVRSVSGDFEISGGAAGPVAMGLRKQLVDIQYGRTNDPHNWIRKVF encoded by the coding sequence ATGAGCATGACATTCGACATCCAGCCCGCATCCAATCCGACGCCTGAGAAGGACCGTGTCGCCAAGCTGGTGGATCCCGGCTTCGGGCGGGTGTTCACCGATCACATGGCCATCGTCCGCTACAACCAGGCCAAGGGCGGCTGGTACGAGGCGAAGATCGAGGCGCGCGCCAACTTCCAGCTCGATCCCGCCGGCGCGGTCCTGCACTACGCCCAGGAGATCTTCGAAGGCCTGAAGGCCTACAAGCGCGACGACGGCGGCGTGAACCTGTTCCGCCCCGACGCCAATGCGCGGCGCTTCAAGGACTCGGCCGATCGCATGGCGATGGCGCAGCTGCCGGAAGACGTCTTCATCGAGGCGGTCGAGCAGATCGTGCGCATCGACCGCGCCTGGATGCCGGGCGGCGAGGGCAGCCTTTACTTGCGCCCGTTCATGATCGCGAGCGAGACCTTCCTCGGCGTCAAGCCGTCGTCCGAATACATTTTCGCGGTGATCGCCTCGCCGGTCGGCTCCTACTTCAAGGGTGGGCCTGCGCCGGTCTCGATCTGGGTGTCGGAGAACTACACGCGCGCCGCGATCGGCGGCACCGGCGCAGTGAAATGCGGCGGCAATTATGCCGCGAGCCTGCGCGCCCAGGCCGAGGCGATCCAGCATGGCTGTGACCAGGTTGTCTTCCTCGATGCGGTGGAGCGCCGCTACATCGAGGAGCTCGGCGGCATGAACGTGTTCTTCGTGTTCGACGACGGCTCGCTCTCGACGCCGCCGCTCGGCACCATCCTGCCCGGCATCACCCGCGACTCCATCATCGCGCTCGCCCGGGATGCGGGCAAGACGGTGCGCGAGGAGCCTTATTCGCTCGATCAGTGGCGCAAGGATGCGGCCGCAGGCAGGCTCAAGGAAGCGTTCGCCTGCGGCACCGCCGCCGTGATCTCGCCGATCGGCAAGGTGCGTTCGGTCAGCGGCGACTTCGAGATCTCGGGCGGTGCGGCCGGCCCCGTCGCCATGGGCTTGCGCAAGCAGCTCGTCGACATCCAGTACGGCCGCACCAACGATCCGCACAACTGGATCCGCAAGGTGTTTTGA
- a CDS encoding YegJ family protein: MAKKLSQPMKWVVLAAITGVCVFGILTIGPTHEVAAQDRSPIVDVRTGDPEMNAAIARARATLPTFWTSYESPKPSETGHALKVHFTTRRGGEHVWIGELKKQPGGTYSGLFANEPRDLPGKHAGDPVKFTEADISDWMFMRNGKIVGGETIKPLLKSMPKADADALRARMEQP, encoded by the coding sequence ATGGCAAAAAAGCTCTCCCAACCCATGAAATGGGTCGTACTCGCCGCCATCACCGGCGTTTGCGTTTTCGGCATCCTGACCATCGGCCCCACGCACGAGGTCGCAGCGCAGGACCGCTCGCCGATCGTCGACGTGCGCACCGGCGATCCCGAGATGAATGCGGCGATCGCGCGAGCCCGCGCCACGCTCCCCACCTTCTGGACTTCCTATGAATCGCCAAAGCCGTCCGAGACCGGACATGCTCTGAAGGTACACTTTACGACCCGCAGGGGCGGCGAGCACGTCTGGATCGGCGAACTGAAGAAGCAGCCCGGCGGGACATATTCGGGCCTGTTCGCCAACGAGCCGCGCGATCTGCCGGGCAAACACGCAGGCGATCCGGTCAAGTTCACCGAGGCCGACATCTCGGACTGGATGTTCATGCGCAACGGCAAGATCGTCGGGGGCGAAACCATCAAGCCGCTGCTCAAATCCATGCCGAAAGCCGACGCCGACGCGCTCCGGGCGCGGATGGAGCAGCCGTAG
- the hisS gene encoding histidine--tRNA ligase codes for MAEKPKKPQKLKARLPRGLEDRDPSAIRATREMVEKIRAVYELYGFEPVETPAMEYTDALGKFLPDQDRPNEGVFSFQDDDEQWISLRYDLTAPLARYVAENFDTLPKPYRSYRVGYVFRNEKPGPGRFRQFMQFDADTVGSATPAADAEICMMAADTMEALGIARGQYVVKVNNRKVLDGVLEAIGLAGEENAARRLTVLRAIDKLDKFSADEVRKLLGPGRWDGGEEGKGDFTKGANLSAAEADVVLAITKPREDWKEAIAAAETYLAKSEVGQAGVSELEEIAKLVTASGYGADRIKIDPSVVRGLEYYTGPVYEVELLLDTKDEKGRPVRFGSVGGGGRYDGLVSRFRGEPVPATGFSIGVSRLQAALTLLGKLDTRPEFGPVVVTVFDRDRVADYQKMVASLRTAGIRAELYLGNPKNMGNQLKYADRRNSPCVIIQGSDEKARGEVQVKDLIEGAKAAAAIASNQEWRETRPAQFSCSEADLVVKVREVLARHDVSWG; via the coding sequence ATGGCCGAGAAACCCAAAAAACCCCAGAAACTGAAGGCGCGTCTGCCGCGCGGGCTCGAGGATCGCGATCCCTCAGCGATCCGGGCGACGCGCGAGATGGTCGAGAAGATCCGCGCCGTCTACGAGCTCTACGGTTTCGAGCCGGTGGAGACGCCGGCGATGGAATACACCGACGCGCTCGGCAAATTCCTGCCCGACCAGGATCGCCCGAACGAGGGCGTGTTCTCGTTCCAGGACGACGACGAGCAGTGGATCAGCCTGCGCTACGACCTCACCGCGCCGCTCGCCCGCTACGTCGCCGAGAATTTCGATACGCTGCCGAAGCCCTATCGCAGTTACCGCGTCGGCTATGTCTTCCGCAACGAAAAGCCCGGCCCCGGCCGCTTCCGCCAGTTCATGCAGTTCGATGCCGATACGGTCGGTTCGGCGACGCCGGCGGCGGATGCCGAGATCTGCATGATGGCGGCGGATACGATGGAGGCGCTCGGCATCGCGCGCGGCCAGTACGTGGTGAAGGTGAACAACCGCAAGGTGCTCGACGGCGTTCTGGAAGCCATTGGCCTGGCGGGTGAGGAAAATGCGGCGCGCAGACTGACCGTGCTGCGCGCGATCGACAAGCTCGACAAGTTTTCCGCGGACGAAGTGCGCAAGCTGCTTGGTCCCGGACGCTGGGACGGTGGCGAGGAAGGCAAGGGCGACTTCACCAAGGGCGCCAATTTGAGCGCGGCGGAAGCCGACGTCGTTCTCGCCATCACCAAGCCGCGCGAGGATTGGAAAGAAGCAATTGCCGCGGCAGAAACCTATCTCGCCAAGAGCGAAGTCGGTCAGGCCGGTGTCAGCGAGCTGGAAGAGATTGCAAAGCTGGTCACGGCGTCGGGCTATGGCGCGGATCGCATCAAGATCGATCCCTCCGTCGTCCGCGGCCTCGAATATTACACCGGCCCCGTCTACGAGGTTGAATTGCTGCTCGACACCAAGGACGAGAAGGGCCGCCCGGTGCGCTTCGGCTCGGTCGGCGGCGGCGGGCGTTATGACGGCCTCGTCTCGCGCTTCCGCGGCGAGCCGGTGCCGGCGACCGGTTTCTCGATCGGCGTGTCGCGGCTGCAGGCCGCGCTGACGCTGCTCGGCAAGCTCGACACGCGGCCCGAATTCGGACCCGTCGTCGTTACCGTGTTCGACCGCGACCGCGTCGCCGACTATCAGAAAATGGTCGCGAGCCTGCGCACCGCCGGCATCCGCGCCGAGCTTTATCTGGGTAACCCCAAGAACATGGGCAACCAGCTCAAATATGCCGATCGTCGCAACTCACCTTGCGTCATCATCCAGGGCTCGGATGAAAAGGCGCGCGGCGAGGTGCAGGTCAAGGATCTGATCGAGGGCGCCAAGGCGGCCGCCGCGATCGCCTCCAACCAGGAATGGCGCGAGACCCGGCCGGCGCAGTTCTCGTGCAGCGAAGCCGATCTCGTCGTCAAGGTGCGCGAGGTCCTGGCCCGCCATGACGTGAGCTGGGGCTAG
- a CDS encoding tautomerase family protein yields the protein MATVNGRCSAARERKMPEITISMAEGRTDEQKAGMMRDITQALVKNLGVDADAVVIQINEAPLRHKMKGGKTFVERAAAAKK from the coding sequence ATGGCGACCGTCAATGGCCGGTGTTCGGCCGCAAGGGAGAGAAAAATGCCTGAGATCACCATCAGCATGGCCGAAGGCCGTACCGACGAGCAGAAGGCCGGCATGATGCGCGACATCACCCAGGCGCTGGTGAAGAATCTCGGCGTCGACGCCGATGCCGTCGTCATTCAGATCAACGAAGCCCCGCTCCGCCACAAGATGAAGGGCGGCAAGACGTTCGTGGAGCGCGCGGCGGCGGCGAAGAAGTAG
- a CDS encoding thioesterase family protein, protein MDARDFITTGMSAERTLVVPVERTVGHFVAGMPFVYATPMMILEMEMTSGDAIRAALQPGWVTVGTEVDIRHLAAALVGATVRTTAKVVAVERRVIRFEVEAFEGTRKLGEGRHARGLVNVEMFNKRLGA, encoded by the coding sequence ATGGACGCACGCGACTTCATCACGACAGGCATGAGCGCCGAGCGCACGCTGGTGGTCCCGGTGGAGCGCACTGTCGGGCATTTCGTGGCCGGCATGCCTTTTGTCTACGCGACCCCGATGATGATCCTGGAGATGGAGATGACGTCGGGCGATGCGATCCGCGCCGCGCTTCAGCCGGGCTGGGTCACTGTCGGTACCGAGGTCGACATCCGCCATCTTGCCGCCGCGCTGGTCGGCGCGACCGTGCGGACCACCGCAAAGGTGGTCGCGGTCGAGCGCCGCGTCATCCGCTTCGAGGTCGAGGCGTTCGAGGGCACGCGCAAGCTCGGCGAAGGCCGCCACGCCCGCGGGCTCGTGAATGTCGAGATGTTCAACAAGCGATTAGGGGCGTAG
- the proC gene encoding pyrroline-5-carboxylate reductase, with the protein MANSTLQNITGTILLAGAGKMGGAMLTGWLAGGLDPRRVAVIEPHIAPDISALAAKGVVLNPEVTTAGAVETLVVAVKPQMFREAGAKLKPFVSDKTSLVSIMAGTTIASLQAVCGGAVVRAMPNTPAAIGRGITVAVAANDVSAAQRAVADALLRATGSVEWVEDEELMDAVTAVSGSGPAYVFLLAEELARAGVEAGLPEALATKLARETVAGSGELLHQSEQPASTLRQNVTSPGGTTAAALGVLMGEPGLRDLMIRAIAAATQRSKELAK; encoded by the coding sequence GTGGCGAACAGCACCCTCCAAAACATCACCGGCACCATCCTGCTCGCCGGCGCGGGCAAGATGGGCGGCGCGATGCTGACCGGATGGCTGGCAGGCGGGCTCGATCCGCGCCGCGTCGCGGTGATCGAGCCGCACATTGCGCCCGATATCTCCGCGCTGGCCGCCAAGGGCGTCGTGCTCAATCCTGAAGTGACGACCGCAGGCGCTGTCGAGACGCTGGTCGTGGCGGTGAAGCCGCAGATGTTCCGCGAGGCCGGCGCCAAGCTGAAGCCGTTCGTCTCGGACAAGACCTCGCTGGTCTCGATCATGGCGGGCACCACGATCGCCTCGCTCCAAGCGGTCTGCGGCGGCGCCGTGGTGCGCGCGATGCCGAACACGCCGGCCGCTATCGGCCGCGGCATCACCGTCGCGGTCGCGGCGAACGACGTCAGCGCCGCGCAGCGCGCGGTAGCGGATGCGTTGCTGCGCGCCACCGGCTCGGTCGAATGGGTCGAGGACGAAGAATTGATGGATGCGGTCACCGCCGTGTCCGGCTCAGGCCCGGCCTACGTGTTCCTGCTCGCCGAAGAGCTCGCCCGCGCCGGCGTTGAAGCGGGATTGCCCGAAGCGCTGGCGACCAAGCTCGCCCGCGAGACCGTCGCCGGCTCCGGCGAGCTGCTGCACCAGTCGGAGCAGCCCGCGAGCACGCTGCGCCAGAACGTCACCTCGCCCGGCGGCACGACGGCCGCAGCGCTCGGCGTGCTGATGGGCGAGCCGGGCCTGCGCGATCTCATGATCCGCGCCATCGCCGCGGCGACGCAGCGGTCGAAGGAATTGGCGAAGTAA
- a CDS encoding YbjN domain-containing protein, which yields MSLLEGTIDSRNHPLAVVEDIAASNNWPFERSGEDELTIVSKGQWTDYQLSFTWMGEIEALHLACAFDMKIPPARRGEVQRLVAAVNEQLWVGHFDLWTNTGMVMHRQALVLPGGLIASPAQCEVMLAGAIHACERYFPAFQFVVWAGKTTAQAMDAAMFDTVGEA from the coding sequence ATGTCCCTGCTCGAAGGCACTATCGATTCCAGAAACCATCCGCTCGCGGTGGTCGAGGACATCGCCGCCAGCAACAACTGGCCGTTCGAACGCTCCGGCGAGGACGAACTCACGATTGTCTCCAAGGGACAATGGACCGACTACCAGCTCTCCTTCACCTGGATGGGCGAGATCGAGGCGCTGCATCTGGCCTGCGCCTTCGACATGAAGATTCCACCCGCGCGCCGCGGCGAGGTGCAGCGGCTCGTCGCCGCCGTGAACGAGCAGCTGTGGGTCGGCCATTTCGACCTGTGGACCAACACCGGCATGGTGATGCACCGCCAGGCCCTGGTGCTGCCGGGCGGGCTCATCGCCTCGCCCGCGCAATGCGAAGTGATGCTTGCCGGCGCCATCCATGCCTGCGAGCGCTACTTCCCCGCGTTCCAGTTCGTGGTGTGGGCCGGCAAGACGACGGCGCAGGCCATGGACGCGGCGATGTTCGACACGGTCGGGGAGGCGTAG
- a CDS encoding 6,7-dimethyl-8-ribityllumazine synthase — protein sequence MNQMLQDPQTETSQTPPPVPVDPAPAHPRFAKPQRVAFVQACWHRDVVAEARIAFMKEAEARHLTHVDVFEVPGSFEIPLHAQVLAKTRRYTAIVAAGLVVDGGIYRHEFVADTVIKALMDVQLRTEVPVFSAVLTPQQFHETEVHYDFFRKHFAIKGVEVATACAETLHGLERLRGQVAAGIVG from the coding sequence ATGAATCAGATGTTGCAAGATCCCCAAACCGAAACGTCCCAAACGCCGCCGCCGGTTCCCGTGGACCCGGCACCTGCGCATCCGCGCTTCGCCAAACCGCAGCGGGTGGCCTTCGTGCAGGCCTGCTGGCACCGCGACGTGGTCGCGGAAGCCCGCATCGCCTTCATGAAGGAGGCGGAAGCCCGTCACCTCACCCATGTCGACGTGTTCGAGGTGCCGGGCTCGTTCGAGATCCCGCTGCACGCGCAGGTCCTCGCCAAGACGCGGCGCTACACCGCGATCGTCGCGGCCGGCCTCGTCGTCGATGGCGGCATCTACCGGCACGAATTCGTCGCCGACACCGTGATCAAGGCGCTGATGGACGTGCAGCTGCGCACCGAGGTGCCGGTGTTCTCGGCCGTGCTGACGCCGCAGCAATTCCACGAGACCGAGGTGCATTACGACTTCTTCCGCAAGCACTTTGCGATTAAGGGTGTCGAGGTCGCGACCGCCTGCGCGGAGACGTTGCACGGCCTGGAGCGCCTGCGCGGCCAGGTCGCCGCGGGGATCGTGGGGTAG
- a CDS encoding ATP-grasp domain-containing protein, with protein MRRLRILVLMHPDFLPPDSSDGYTPQEINIWKTEYDVVSTLRAAGHEVRPLGAQEEIRPIREAIEEFKPHVVFTLLEEFHYNVAYDQHIASYLELMKVPYTGCNPRGLILARGKDLSKTLAHHRRIAAPAFAVFPMRRKVKRPKHLALPLIVKALNMDGSLGISQASIVDTDEKLAERVAFIHERVETAAIAEQFIEGRELYVGVLGNNRLRVLPVWELKFGSMGGRRSRHIATEKAKHDTEYQERVGIVDGPANDLAPEVTARIQRAAKRIYRALGLDGYARIDFRLAADGTPYFIEANPNPEIAKSQEFATAAQHDGLKYKDLLHRILTLGITRAKAGVSLG; from the coding sequence ATGAGACGTCTCCGTATTCTGGTGCTGATGCATCCGGACTTCCTGCCGCCGGACTCCTCCGACGGATACACGCCGCAGGAGATCAACATCTGGAAAACGGAATACGACGTCGTCAGCACCTTGCGTGCGGCCGGCCACGAGGTGCGCCCGCTCGGTGCGCAGGAGGAAATCAGACCGATCCGCGAAGCGATCGAGGAGTTCAAGCCGCACGTGGTTTTCACGCTGCTGGAGGAGTTCCACTACAACGTCGCCTACGACCAGCACATCGCCAGCTATCTCGAGCTGATGAAGGTGCCCTACACCGGTTGCAACCCGCGCGGCCTGATCCTGGCGCGCGGCAAGGATCTGTCCAAGACGCTCGCGCATCACCGCCGTATCGCGGCGCCGGCCTTCGCCGTCTTTCCGATGCGCCGCAAGGTGAAACGGCCAAAACATCTTGCGCTGCCGCTGATCGTCAAGGCGCTGAACATGGACGGGTCCCTTGGCATATCGCAGGCCTCGATCGTCGATACCGACGAGAAGCTGGCGGAACGGGTCGCCTTCATCCACGAGCGCGTGGAGACCGCCGCCATCGCCGAGCAGTTCATCGAGGGTCGTGAGCTCTATGTCGGCGTGCTCGGCAACAACCGGCTGCGCGTCCTGCCGGTCTGGGAATTGAAGTTCGGCAGCATGGGCGGGCGCAGGTCACGCCACATCGCCACCGAAAAAGCCAAGCACGACACCGAGTACCAGGAACGCGTCGGCATCGTCGACGGGCCGGCGAACGATCTTGCGCCCGAGGTCACCGCACGCATCCAGCGTGCCGCGAAACGCATCTACCGGGCGCTCGGCCTCGACGGTTACGCGCGCATCGATTTTCGTCTCGCCGCCGACGGCACGCCGTATTTCATCGAAGCGAATCCCAACCCGGAGATCGCCAAGAGCCAGGAATTCGCCACCGCGGCTCAGCACGACGGGCTGAAATACAAAGATCTCCTGCATCGCATCCTGACGCTCGGGATCACCCGCGCCAAGGCGGGTGTGTCGCTGGGGTGA
- a CDS encoding putative zinc-binding metallopeptidase, with protein MPRRKFAWEKLSDDELLKQRLRSLRVTVEGTWLEDCVGTLYEELEERGIRLRPHTWISSEWFSPGDVPGIAIPFYLAHPRLMKLEKKMMFDVEGGTWRECMAILRHEAGHALQHGYQLQRRRRWQQLFGPSSKHYPRYYRPNPASRRYVQHLRLWYAQSHPDEDFAETFAVWLRPRSNWRTRYAGWPALKKLEYVDELMSEIAGKRPSITTRERVDPLGRLSQTLEEHYKKKQAFYAFTPPKTYDRDLSRLFSADPRHHRSTPASTLIRRHRAQIRQLVARWTGENQLTLDAVLDEMISRCRDLDLRAVGPEQKLVLDFIVLVTAKTMHALFGPSRRKWIAL; from the coding sequence ATGCCACGCCGGAAATTTGCTTGGGAGAAGCTGTCGGATGACGAGTTGCTCAAGCAACGCCTCCGCAGCCTGAGGGTTACAGTCGAAGGCACCTGGCTCGAGGACTGCGTCGGCACGCTCTACGAGGAACTCGAAGAGCGCGGCATCCGGCTGCGGCCGCACACATGGATCTCGAGCGAATGGTTCAGTCCGGGCGACGTGCCCGGCATCGCCATCCCCTTCTATCTCGCCCATCCGCGCCTGATGAAGCTCGAGAAGAAGATGATGTTCGACGTCGAGGGCGGAACCTGGCGCGAGTGCATGGCCATCCTCCGTCACGAGGCCGGGCATGCCTTGCAGCATGGTTACCAGCTGCAGCGGCGGCGGCGCTGGCAGCAGCTGTTCGGCCCATCGTCGAAGCACTACCCGCGCTACTACCGGCCCAATCCCGCCAGCCGGCGTTACGTTCAACACCTTCGGCTCTGGTACGCACAGAGCCATCCGGACGAAGATTTCGCCGAAACCTTTGCGGTGTGGCTACGGCCGCGCTCGAACTGGCGAACGCGATATGCCGGCTGGCCGGCGCTGAAGAAGCTCGAATATGTCGACGAGCTGATGAGCGAGATCGCTGGAAAGCGGCCGTCGATCACGACGCGGGAGCGCGTCGATCCGCTGGGTCGGCTCAGCCAGACACTTGAAGAGCACTACAAGAAAAAGCAGGCGTTCTACGCGTTCACGCCACCAAAGACCTACGACCGCGACCTCTCCCGGCTGTTTTCAGCCGATCCGCGGCACCATCGGTCAACGCCGGCCTCGACCCTGATCAGGCGGCACCGCGCCCAGATCAGGCAATTGGTCGCGCGCTGGACAGGCGAGAACCAGCTCACGCTCGATGCCGTGCTTGACGAGATGATCTCCCGCTGCCGCGATCTCGATTTGCGTGCCGTGGGTCCCGAACAGAAGCTCGTTCTCGATTTCATCGTCCTCGTGACCGCAAAGACGATGCACGCGCTGTTTGGCCCGTCTCGGCGCAAATGGATCGCGCTATGA
- a CDS encoding ribose-phosphate pyrophosphokinase, whose product MSAKNGSIKLVAGNSNPALAQAIAQGLDLPLTKAVVRRFADMEIFVEIQENVRGSDAFVIQSTSYPANDHLMELLIITDALRRSSARRITAVLPYFGYARQDRKSGSRTPISAKLVANMITQAGVDRVMTLDLHAGQIQGFFDIPTDNLFAAPLMVRDIKDKFDLTKTMVVSPDVGGVARARGLAKRINTPLAIVDKRRERPGESEVMNVIGDVSGHTCILVDDIVDSGGTLVNAADALLAKGAKDVYAYITHGVLSGGAAARIAGSRLKELVITDSILPTEAVTKAPNIRTLPIASLISDAIARTAAEESVSSLFD is encoded by the coding sequence ATGTCGGCCAAAAACGGCTCCATCAAGCTCGTCGCCGGCAACTCCAATCCGGCCCTCGCCCAGGCGATCGCGCAAGGGCTCGACCTGCCGCTGACCAAGGCGGTGGTGCGGCGCTTCGCCGACATGGAGATCTTCGTCGAGATCCAGGAGAACGTCCGCGGCTCGGATGCCTTCGTCATCCAGTCGACCTCGTACCCCGCCAACGACCATCTGATGGAATTGCTCATCATCACCGACGCGCTGCGCCGCTCCTCGGCGCGCCGCATCACCGCGGTGCTGCCCTATTTCGGCTACGCCAGGCAGGACCGTAAGTCCGGTTCGCGCACGCCGATCTCGGCCAAACTCGTCGCCAACATGATCACGCAGGCCGGCGTCGACCGAGTCATGACGCTCGACCTGCATGCCGGCCAGATCCAGGGCTTCTTCGACATCCCGACCGACAACCTGTTCGCCGCGCCGCTGATGGTGCGCGACATCAAGGACAAGTTCGACCTGACCAAGACGATGGTGGTCTCGCCCGACGTCGGCGGCGTCGCCCGGGCGCGCGGCCTCGCCAAGCGCATCAACACCCCGCTCGCGATCGTCGACAAGCGCCGCGAGCGCCCGGGTGAATCCGAGGTCATGAACGTGATCGGCGACGTCTCCGGCCACACCTGCATCCTCGTCGACGACATCGTCGATTCCGGCGGCACGCTGGTGAATGCGGCCGATGCGCTGCTCGCCAAGGGCGCCAAGGACGTCTACGCCTACATCACCCACGGCGTGCTCTCCGGCGGCGCCGCCGCCCGCATCGCCGGCTCCAGGCTGAAGGAGCTGGTGATCACCGACTCCATCCTGCCGACCGAGGCGGTGACCAAGGCGCCGAACATCCGCACGCTGCCGATCGCCAGCTTGATCTCGGACGCGATCGCGCGCACGGCGGCGGAAGAATCGGTGTCGAGCCTGTTCGACTGA
- the pgeF gene encoding peptidoglycan editing factor PgeF, whose amino-acid sequence MTIASSLLSAVPGLRHAFFTREGGVSGGIYSALNGGLGSNDDQALVAENRRRMAEHVGVAPERFLSLHQIHSPDVLVAEAPWPSGPRPKGDALVTKTPGIALGVSTADCGPVLFVDPQARVIGGAHAGWKGALTGVLEATIAAMEKLGATRGGIIAAIGPLIRQDSYEVGNEFVARFIEADAENAVFFIPSVREGHAMFDLAGFIRKRLEAAGILMIDDLGLDTYSDERFFSYRRSVHRKEPDYGRHVHAIALEA is encoded by the coding sequence ATGACGATCGCTTCGTCGCTGCTGTCGGCAGTGCCCGGCCTCCGCCATGCCTTCTTCACCCGCGAAGGCGGCGTCTCCGGCGGGATCTATTCCGCGCTGAACGGCGGGCTCGGCTCCAACGACGATCAGGCCCTGGTCGCCGAGAACCGGCGGCGCATGGCCGAGCATGTCGGCGTCGCGCCGGAGCGCTTCCTCAGCCTGCACCAGATCCATTCGCCCGACGTGCTCGTTGCCGAGGCACCGTGGCCGAGCGGGCCGCGGCCGAAGGGCGACGCGCTGGTGACGAAGACGCCCGGCATCGCGCTCGGCGTCTCCACCGCCGATTGCGGGCCGGTGCTGTTCGTCGATCCCCAGGCGCGCGTCATCGGCGGCGCGCATGCGGGGTGGAAGGGCGCACTGACAGGCGTGCTGGAAGCGACCATCGCGGCGATGGAGAAGCTCGGCGCCACGCGCGGCGGCATCATCGCCGCGATCGGCCCCTTGATCCGCCAGGACAGCTACGAGGTCGGCAACGAGTTCGTCGCGCGCTTCATCGAGGCGGATGCGGAGAACGCTGTGTTCTTCATCCCCTCGGTACGCGAGGGCCACGCGATGTTCGACCTCGCCGGCTTCATCCGCAAGCGGCTGGAGGCCGCCGGCATCCTGATGATCGACGACCTCGGTCTCGACACCTATTCCGACGAGCGCTTCTTCAGCTATCGCCGCTCGGTGCACCGCAAGGAGCCGGATTACGGCCGCCACGTTCACGCCATTGCGCTGGAAGCGTGA